One Halofilum ochraceum genomic window carries:
- a CDS encoding FAD binding domain-containing protein, whose amino-acid sequence MYAFGYHRPTTIDEAVKLLGQSEDASAIAGGQTLLQSLKQRLAQPADLIDLGAIKELSGITVDGKTVVIGALTRHNEVALSPEVQKAIPALADLAGAIGDHQVRNVGTIGGSVANSDPAADYPAAVLGLGATIETNQRRIAADDFFIDLFETALEPGELIKAIHFPGPKRAAYVKFPQPASRYALVGVMVAETGDGVRVAVTGAGACAFRVPAMEQALAGDFSADAIKGVQVDADELNDDIHGTPAYRAHLVNVLARRAVEAAR is encoded by the coding sequence ATGTATGCATTCGGTTATCACCGCCCGACGACCATCGACGAAGCGGTCAAGCTGCTGGGGCAGTCCGAGGATGCCAGCGCCATCGCCGGCGGTCAGACGCTGCTGCAGAGCCTCAAGCAGCGCCTTGCGCAGCCTGCCGATCTGATCGATCTGGGCGCCATCAAGGAGCTGTCGGGTATCACCGTCGACGGTAAGACGGTCGTCATCGGCGCGCTCACCAGGCACAACGAGGTCGCCTTGTCGCCCGAGGTCCAGAAGGCGATCCCGGCGCTGGCCGATCTGGCCGGCGCCATCGGCGATCACCAGGTGCGCAATGTCGGCACCATCGGCGGATCGGTCGCCAACAGCGATCCGGCCGCCGACTACCCGGCGGCCGTGCTCGGCCTCGGCGCGACGATCGAGACCAACCAGCGCCGGATCGCCGCCGACGACTTCTTCATCGATCTGTTCGAAACGGCACTGGAGCCGGGGGAACTGATCAAGGCGATCCACTTCCCGGGGCCGAAGCGGGCGGCCTACGTGAAGTTCCCGCAGCCGGCGTCGCGTTACGCCCTGGTCGGCGTGATGGTGGCCGAGACCGGCGACGGCGTGCGCGTTGCCGTCACTGGCGCCGGCGCCTGTGCCTTCCGGGTGCCGGCGATGGAACAGGCGCTGGCCGGGGACTTCTCCGCGGACGCGATCAAGGGCGTGCAGGTGGACGCGGACGAACTCAACGATGACATCCACGGCACGCCCGCATACCGCGCGCACCTGGTGAACGTCCTCGCCCGACGCGCGGTGGAAGCGGCCCGGTAG
- a CDS encoding iron-sulfur cluster assembly scaffold protein: MSTDLYQERLLALAAADHDPGRLDAPDVTLTRDNPLCGDRVTLDLHCDRAGRIAGLGHHVRGCVLCRAAANLLGQQAIGQDAASLDTLHGAIRDALRGRHAWPTDAPWQDLVLFQPAAAHKSRHECVLLPFEAVLEALRQHGEDAATGT; this comes from the coding sequence ATGAGCACGGATCTCTACCAGGAGCGCTTACTCGCGCTCGCCGCCGCGGACCACGACCCGGGTCGGCTCGACGCGCCGGATGTCACGCTGACCCGGGATAACCCGCTGTGCGGTGACCGGGTGACGCTCGATCTGCATTGCGACCGGGCGGGACGTATCGCTGGGCTGGGTCACCATGTCCGTGGCTGCGTCCTCTGTCGCGCGGCCGCGAACCTGCTGGGTCAGCAGGCGATCGGCCAGGACGCCGCTTCGCTGGACACGCTGCACGGCGCCATCCGGGATGCGCTGCGCGGGCGGCATGCCTGGCCGACGGACGCGCCCTGGCAGGACCTGGTGCTGTTCCAGCCGGCCGCGGCGCACAAGAGCCGCCATGAGTGTGTCCTGTTGCCGTTCGAGGCCGTCTTGGAGGCGCTGCGTCAACACGGCGAAGACGCTGCCACGGGGACGTGA
- the galU gene encoding UTP--glucose-1-phosphate uridylyltransferase GalU, whose amino-acid sequence MQAMKKVVFPVAGMGTRFLPATKANPKEMLPVVDKPLIQYAAEEAVAAGAEVLVFITGRQKRSIPDHFDTAYELEMELEAKGKHEMLRIVREVLPKGVDCVYLRQPQALGLGHAVRCARPVIGDEPFGVILADDLVQTAGAPVLSQMLEVHREHEASVLGVERVPEDETHRYGVVSSETVSERLSRVNGIIEKPKPAEAPSNLAVIGRYILTPRIFDHLAEIGKGAGGEIQLTDAIARQLAEETFLAWEFEGRRFDCGDKLGYLEATVEYALHHPELREAFSAYLRELDTRPRD is encoded by the coding sequence ATGCAAGCCATGAAGAAAGTCGTATTCCCGGTCGCCGGCATGGGGACCCGGTTCCTCCCGGCGACCAAGGCCAACCCGAAAGAGATGCTGCCGGTCGTCGACAAGCCGCTGATCCAGTACGCCGCCGAGGAGGCCGTGGCAGCGGGGGCCGAGGTGCTCGTGTTCATTACCGGACGCCAGAAGCGCTCGATCCCGGATCATTTCGACACGGCTTATGAGCTGGAGATGGAGCTTGAGGCGAAGGGCAAGCACGAGATGCTGCGCATCGTGCGCGAGGTGCTGCCCAAGGGTGTCGACTGCGTCTACCTGCGCCAGCCGCAGGCGCTTGGCCTCGGGCATGCCGTTCGCTGCGCGCGCCCGGTGATCGGCGACGAACCCTTCGGCGTCATCCTTGCCGACGACCTCGTCCAGACCGCCGGTGCGCCGGTTCTCTCCCAGATGCTGGAGGTCCACCGCGAGCACGAGGCGTCCGTGCTCGGGGTCGAACGGGTGCCCGAGGACGAGACCCACCGCTACGGCGTGGTATCCAGCGAAACGGTGAGTGAGCGCCTGTCGCGCGTCAACGGCATCATCGAGAAACCGAAGCCGGCCGAGGCACCGTCGAATCTGGCCGTGATTGGTCGCTACATTCTGACCCCGCGCATCTTCGATCACCTCGCAGAGATCGGAAAGGGCGCTGGCGGCGAGATCCAGCTCACCGACGCGATTGCTCGCCAGCTCGCCGAGGAGACCTTCCTCGCCTGGGAGTTCGAGGGTCGGCGTTTCGACTGTGGTGACAAGCTCGGTTACCTCGAGGCGACCGTGGAGTACGCCCTCCATCATCCGGAACTGCGCGAGGCGTTCTCGGCGTACCTTCGCGAACTCGATACCCGGCCGCGCGACTGA
- a CDS encoding CoxG family protein yields MELQQERHVPLPRETVWEALNDPDVLKACIPGCESFERVDDGAYEAAVKAKVGPVNARFKGNVTLTDLNPPTSYSMSFKGQGGQAGFVKGSADVTLTETDGGCTVGYTAKAQLGGKLAQLGSRLVDGAARKTANEFFDNFVEYMGGSGEEEEEANAGAAAAETGEGPGNAPARIWTWAAVGAGVVVIVLAFALL; encoded by the coding sequence ATGGAATTGCAACAGGAACGCCATGTGCCGCTGCCCCGGGAAACCGTCTGGGAGGCACTCAACGATCCCGACGTCCTGAAGGCCTGTATCCCGGGCTGCGAGTCATTCGAGCGGGTCGACGACGGCGCCTATGAGGCCGCGGTCAAGGCGAAAGTCGGTCCGGTCAATGCGCGCTTCAAGGGCAACGTGACGCTCACCGACCTCAACCCCCCGACATCCTACTCGATGAGTTTCAAAGGACAGGGCGGCCAGGCCGGCTTCGTCAAGGGTTCGGCCGACGTCACGCTGACGGAGACCGATGGGGGTTGCACGGTCGGCTACACGGCCAAGGCGCAACTCGGCGGCAAGCTGGCTCAGCTCGGCAGCCGGTTGGTCGACGGCGCAGCGCGCAAGACGGCCAACGAGTTCTTCGACAACTTCGTCGAGTATATGGGTGGCAGCGGCGAGGAAGAGGAAGAGGCAAACGCGGGCGCAGCGGCCGCTGAAACCGGCGAGGGCCCCGGCAACGCACCCGCCAGGATCTGGACCTGGGCGGCGGTGGGCGCCGGGGTCGTGGTGATTGTCCTCGCCTTCGCGCTGCTGTGA
- a CDS encoding VOC family protein: protein MEYLHTMVRISDIEASLDFYCNKLGMVEMSRTEVEKGRFTLIFLAAPDDVERARENKAPMIELTWNWDPEPLEGGRNFGHLAYRVDDIYALCQRLMDAGVTINRPPRDGHMAFVRSPDGISIELLQKGEALEPREPWASMENTGTW, encoded by the coding sequence ATGGAATATCTGCACACCATGGTGCGCATCAGCGACATCGAGGCATCGCTCGATTTCTACTGCAACAAACTCGGCATGGTCGAGATGAGCCGCACCGAGGTCGAGAAGGGGCGCTTCACGCTGATCTTCCTCGCGGCGCCGGATGACGTCGAGCGCGCCCGGGAGAACAAGGCACCGATGATTGAACTGACCTGGAACTGGGATCCGGAGCCGCTCGAAGGCGGGCGCAACTTCGGCCATCTCGCGTACCGGGTCGACGACATCTACGCGCTCTGTCAGCGGCTGATGGATGCGGGTGTGACCATCAACCGCCCACCACGCGACGGCCATATGGCCTTCGTGCGCTCGCCGGACGGCATCTCCATCGAACTGCTCCAGAAAGGCGAGGCGCTGGAACCGCGGGAGCCGTGGGCATCGATGGAGAACACCGGCACCTGGTAA
- a CDS encoding aminotransferase class V-fold PLP-dependent enzyme, protein MSFDPHAVRADFPLLQRDHEPALHYLDNAATAQVAGPVLEAIHAHETTSRANVLRGVHRLAEAATDAYGVARETVAHHLNAADADEIVFTSGCTAALNLVAHAFGATLSAGDEIVISELEHHSNIVPWQMLRDRTGIRLRVIPVTEEGRLDLTVLPDIVGARTRLIAVTHASNVTGALTEVGPIVDAARAVGARVLLDGAQQVPHARVDVQALGVDFYCFSGHKVFGPNGIGVLWGRGELLADLPPFLGGGEMIRRVRLAETTWAPPPQRFEAGTPPIAQAVGLGAALRWLGEHDLDAVGRHLQALTRRLIEGLNTLGEERVRVLGPGAGEPRGPLVAFDVPGAHPHDIAQLLDAHGVAVRGGHHCAQPLMDAFDLAGTTRASLALYNDSADVDACLEALETALRKLL, encoded by the coding sequence ATGAGCTTCGATCCGCACGCCGTCCGTGCCGACTTCCCACTCCTGCAGCGCGACCACGAGCCGGCGCTGCACTACCTGGACAACGCGGCTACGGCACAGGTCGCGGGTCCGGTGCTCGAAGCGATCCACGCTCACGAGACCACGAGTCGGGCGAATGTCCTGCGCGGTGTCCATCGCCTCGCCGAGGCGGCCACCGACGCCTATGGCGTTGCCCGCGAGACGGTCGCCCACCACCTCAACGCCGCCGATGCCGATGAGATCGTATTCACCAGCGGCTGCACGGCCGCACTCAACCTGGTCGCGCACGCCTTCGGCGCGACGCTGTCAGCGGGCGATGAGATCGTCATCTCGGAACTGGAGCATCACTCCAACATCGTGCCGTGGCAGATGCTGCGCGATCGCACCGGGATCCGGCTTCGCGTGATCCCGGTAACAGAAGAGGGCCGGCTGGATCTGACGGTCCTGCCCGACATCGTCGGAGCGCGGACAAGGCTGATCGCCGTGACTCATGCATCCAACGTCACGGGGGCACTGACCGAGGTCGGCCCCATTGTCGATGCGGCCCGGGCCGTCGGCGCGCGGGTGCTGCTCGACGGTGCCCAGCAGGTGCCCCACGCGCGGGTGGATGTGCAGGCGCTCGGTGTCGATTTCTACTGTTTCTCGGGGCACAAGGTCTTTGGCCCCAACGGCATCGGCGTCCTCTGGGGGCGGGGCGAACTGCTCGCCGATCTGCCGCCGTTCCTCGGCGGTGGCGAGATGATCCGCCGCGTCAGGCTGGCGGAGACGACCTGGGCACCGCCGCCGCAACGGTTCGAAGCGGGCACGCCGCCCATCGCCCAGGCGGTCGGCCTGGGCGCGGCGCTGCGCTGGCTCGGGGAACACGACCTCGACGCCGTCGGCCGTCACCTCCAGGCGTTGACCCGACGACTGATCGAGGGCCTGAACACGCTCGGCGAGGAACGTGTGCGCGTCCTCGGTCCCGGCGCCGGGGAACCGCGCGGACCGCTGGTCGCCTTCGATGTCCCGGGGGCGCACCCGCACGACATCGCGCAGCTGCTCGACGCCCATGGCGTTGCGGTCCGGGGCGGCCACCATTGCGCCCAGCCGCTGATGGACGCCTTCGATCTGGCCGGTACAACTCGCGCCAGCCTGGCGCTCTATAATGATTCGGCCGATGTCGACGCCTGTCTGGAGGCGCTGGAGACGGCGTTACGGAAACTGCTATGA
- a CDS encoding XdhC family protein, translating into MERAIREQLLADRAAGRPVVVATALDDGEQRLLHHDEGTAAFAEGAAATLRFDRAETREIDGRRWLFNPYNPPLRLYIIGAVHIAQSLAPLAAHTEFNVTVIDPRRTFATAERFPGVALDTAWPDEALATYTLDGRSAVVTLTHDPKLDDPALAAALNSEAFYIGALGSRRTHAGRRERLAEQGFGEDQIDRIHAPVGFSIGARGPAEIAISILAEAISVLRTGQ; encoded by the coding sequence ATGGAACGCGCGATCCGTGAACAGCTCCTCGCCGACCGCGCCGCCGGTCGGCCGGTCGTGGTCGCCACGGCGCTCGACGATGGCGAGCAACGCCTGCTCCACCACGACGAAGGAACGGCGGCTTTTGCCGAGGGGGCGGCAGCGACGCTGCGCTTCGATCGCGCCGAGACCCGGGAGATCGACGGCCGGCGCTGGCTGTTCAACCCCTACAATCCGCCGCTGCGGCTCTACATCATCGGCGCCGTGCACATCGCGCAGTCGCTGGCGCCGCTCGCCGCGCACACCGAGTTCAACGTGACCGTCATCGATCCCCGGCGGACCTTCGCCACCGCCGAGCGTTTCCCCGGTGTCGCTCTGGATACGGCCTGGCCGGACGAGGCCCTGGCCACGTATACGCTCGATGGCCGGAGCGCGGTGGTGACGCTGACCCATGATCCGAAACTGGATGATCCGGCGCTGGCGGCGGCGCTCAACAGCGAGGCATTCTATATCGGCGCACTCGGCAGTCGCCGGACGCATGCCGGGCGCCGTGAGCGCCTGGCCGAGCAGGGCTTTGGTGAGGATCAGATCGACCGCATCCACGCGCCCGTCGGGTTCTCGATCGGGGCCCGCGGACCGGCGGAGATCGCCATCTCGATCCTTGCCGAGGCGATCTCCGTGCTGCGCACCGGGCAGTAA
- a CDS encoding TspO/MBR family protein produces MTAQTLRRSAALVVSLLVCFAAAGLGGLATSTSVGDWYPQLNKPAFNPPAWLFAPVWNILFALMAVAAWRIYDRVPAGVIRRAALTLFGLQLVANILWSVLFFGLRQPGGALIEILVLEALIVATTIVFWRLDRVAGALLVPYTLWVAFAIALNGAIWWLN; encoded by the coding sequence ATGACCGCACAGACCCTGCGTCGAAGCGCCGCCCTCGTGGTCAGCCTGCTCGTGTGTTTCGCGGCGGCAGGCCTGGGCGGACTGGCGACATCGACCTCCGTCGGCGACTGGTACCCGCAGCTGAACAAGCCGGCGTTCAATCCCCCGGCATGGCTGTTCGCCCCGGTGTGGAATATCCTGTTCGCGCTCATGGCCGTCGCCGCATGGCGCATCTACGACCGGGTACCGGCCGGGGTCATCCGGCGCGCGGCGCTCACGCTGTTCGGACTGCAGCTCGTCGCCAACATCCTGTGGTCCGTCCTGTTCTTCGGGCTCCGACAGCCTGGCGGGGCGCTGATCGAGATCCTCGTGCTGGAGGCACTGATCGTCGCGACGACGATCGTATTCTGGCGGCTCGATCGGGTCGCCGGCGCACTGCTGGTGCCCTATACGCTCTGGGTGGCATTCGCGATCGCACTCAACGGTGCGATCTGGTGGCTGAACTGA
- a CDS encoding xanthine dehydrogenase family protein molybdopterin-binding subunit: protein MGEPTAKIGGSTRRSEDKRFLTGHGRYTDDINMAGQTYACFVRSPHAHARINSIDSSMARDAEGVIAVFTGEDLANDGVGGLPCGWQIHDVSGEPMAEPPHPLLAQGKVRYVGDHVAVVIAETKQQARDAAELVDVDYEMLDAVVSPAKALEAGQPLVHDEVPDNRCYTWELGDSGAADEAFRNAHHVTSLDLVNNRLIPNALEPRAALACYSPGEDHYTLYTTSQNPHLARLLLSAFVLNLPEHKVRVVSPDVGGGFGSKIYPYPEEATLTWASKKIGRPIKWTAERVESFLSDAHGRDHVTHAEMALDADGRFIGMRVDTKANLGAYLSTFASAVPTILYATLLAGQYTTPAIHARVTAVFTHTSPVDAYRGAGRPEATYVVERLVSQAARDTGLSQGEIRRRNFIPTDAFPYQTPVALNYDVGDYNATLTRAEELADVAGFESRREEAQKRGKYRGIGYSTYIEACGLAPSNIAGALGARAGLYEAGEVRLHPTGKVTVFTGSHSHGQGHETTFAQIVSDRLGIPFDDVDVVHGDTDRSAFGMGTYGSRSLAVGGSAIVKAMDKIIDKSRKIAAHMLEAAEADIEYDGGTFRVAGTDKSLSMAEVAFSAYVPHNYPLEQLEPGLDESAFYDPTNFTYPAGSHICEVEVDADTGRVEIVNFTAVDDFGNVINPMIVEGQVHGGLAQGIGQALLEGAVYDAESGQLITGTYMDYTMPRADDLPSFRVDTCNTPCTHNPLGVKGCGEAGAIGSPPAVIDAIIDALRPLGVTDLEMPATPVRVWQAIQDAQGRQVA from the coding sequence ATGGGTGAACCGACAGCGAAGATCGGCGGCTCGACCAGGCGCTCCGAGGACAAGCGCTTCCTCACCGGTCACGGCCGCTATACCGACGACATCAACATGGCGGGCCAGACGTACGCCTGCTTCGTCCGCTCCCCGCACGCCCACGCCCGTATCAATTCGATCGACAGCAGCATGGCCCGCGACGCCGAGGGGGTCATCGCCGTGTTCACGGGCGAGGACCTGGCCAACGACGGTGTCGGCGGCTTGCCCTGCGGCTGGCAGATCCACGACGTCAGCGGCGAGCCGATGGCCGAACCACCGCACCCGCTGCTGGCGCAGGGCAAGGTGCGCTATGTCGGCGACCATGTCGCCGTCGTCATTGCCGAGACGAAGCAGCAGGCGCGGGACGCCGCCGAACTGGTGGACGTCGATTACGAGATGCTGGATGCGGTGGTTTCGCCGGCGAAGGCACTGGAGGCGGGTCAGCCGCTGGTCCACGACGAGGTTCCGGATAACCGCTGCTACACCTGGGAGCTGGGCGACAGCGGGGCGGCCGACGAGGCCTTCAGGAACGCCCATCACGTCACCAGCCTCGACCTGGTCAACAACCGGCTGATCCCCAACGCGCTGGAGCCCCGCGCGGCCCTGGCCTGCTACTCCCCGGGCGAGGATCACTACACGCTGTATACCACGTCGCAGAACCCGCACCTGGCGCGGCTGCTGCTGTCCGCGTTCGTGCTCAACCTCCCCGAACACAAGGTCCGCGTCGTGTCGCCGGATGTCGGCGGCGGGTTCGGCTCGAAGATCTACCCGTACCCGGAAGAGGCGACGCTGACCTGGGCGTCGAAGAAGATCGGCCGGCCGATCAAGTGGACCGCCGAGCGCGTCGAGTCGTTCCTGAGCGACGCCCACGGGCGCGACCACGTCACCCACGCCGAGATGGCGCTGGATGCCGACGGCCGATTCATCGGCATGCGCGTCGACACCAAGGCCAATCTGGGCGCTTATCTGTCCACCTTCGCCTCGGCCGTGCCGACCATCCTGTACGCCACGCTGCTCGCGGGGCAGTACACCACGCCGGCGATCCACGCGCGGGTGACCGCGGTGTTCACGCACACTTCGCCGGTCGATGCCTATCGCGGGGCGGGCCGGCCGGAGGCGACCTATGTGGTCGAGCGCCTGGTGAGCCAGGCCGCCCGTGATACGGGGCTGTCCCAGGGCGAGATCCGGCGGCGCAACTTTATCCCGACCGATGCCTTCCCCTACCAGACACCGGTCGCGCTCAACTACGATGTCGGCGACTACAACGCCACCCTGACGCGGGCCGAAGAGCTGGCTGACGTCGCCGGCTTCGAGAGCCGCCGCGAGGAGGCGCAGAAGCGCGGCAAGTACCGAGGCATCGGCTACTCGACCTACATCGAGGCCTGTGGCCTGGCGCCGTCGAACATCGCCGGCGCGCTGGGTGCCCGGGCCGGGCTCTACGAGGCCGGCGAGGTCCGGCTGCACCCGACCGGCAAGGTGACCGTATTCACCGGCTCGCACAGCCACGGCCAGGGCCACGAGACCACGTTCGCCCAGATCGTCTCGGATCGCCTGGGCATCCCGTTCGACGACGTCGACGTGGTCCACGGCGATACCGACCGTAGCGCCTTCGGCATGGGGACTTACGGCTCGCGCTCGCTGGCCGTGGGCGGCTCGGCCATCGTCAAGGCGATGGACAAGATCATCGACAAGAGCCGCAAGATCGCCGCCCACATGCTCGAGGCGGCCGAGGCCGACATCGAGTACGACGGCGGCACCTTCCGCGTTGCCGGCACCGACAAGAGCCTGTCGATGGCGGAGGTCGCGTTCTCCGCCTACGTGCCGCACAACTATCCGCTCGAGCAGCTCGAGCCGGGGCTCGACGAGAGCGCCTTCTACGACCCGACCAACTTCACCTATCCGGCCGGCAGTCACATCTGCGAGGTCGAGGTGGACGCCGATACGGGCCGGGTCGAGATCGTCAATTTCACCGCGGTCGATGACTTCGGCAACGTCATCAACCCGATGATCGTCGAGGGCCAGGTCCATGGCGGGCTGGCCCAGGGCATCGGCCAGGCCCTGCTCGAGGGCGCGGTCTACGATGCGGAGAGCGGCCAGCTCATCACCGGCACCTACATGGACTACACCATGCCGCGCGCCGACGACCTGCCGAGCTTCAGGGTCGATACCTGCAATACGCCCTGCACGCACAACCCGCTCGGTGTGAAGGGCTGCGGCGAGGCCGGCGCCATCGGTTCGCCGCCGGCGGTCATCGACGCCATCATCGATGCGCTGCGCCCGCTCGGCGTAACCGATCTGGAGATGCCGGCGACACCGGTCCGTGTCTGGCAGGCGATCCAGGACGCCCAGGGTCGGCAGGTGGCCTGA
- the fdxA gene encoding ferredoxin FdxA has protein sequence MTYVVTENCIRCKYTDCVEVCPVDCFHEGPNFLAIDPEECIDCTLCEPECPVDAIFSEDELPADQEHFLEINERLAQKWPVITAMKEPPDDAKEWEGVDGKLQYLEE, from the coding sequence ATGACGTACGTGGTGACCGAGAACTGCATTCGTTGCAAATACACGGATTGCGTCGAGGTTTGCCCGGTCGACTGCTTCCACGAGGGGCCGAACTTCCTGGCGATCGACCCCGAGGAGTGCATCGACTGTACGCTCTGCGAGCCGGAATGCCCGGTGGACGCCATTTTCTCGGAGGATGAGCTCCCGGCCGATCAGGAGCATTTCCTGGAGATCAACGAGCGGCTGGCGCAGAAGTGGCCGGTGATCACGGCAATGAAAGAGCCGCCGGACGACGCGAAGGAATGGGAAGGCGTCGACGGGAAACTGCAATATCTCGAGGAGTAG
- a CDS encoding (2Fe-2S)-binding protein, with amino-acid sequence MNVSMTVNGRSVTADVDPPTLLTDFLRDHLGLTGTHVGCDTGQCGACTVHLDGRAVKACSVLAAQAESADVVTIEGLSDGDGELHPMQAAFRQEHGLQCGFCTPGMVMAAIDLVKTYPNASDATIRENLEGNICRCTGYENIVRAVKSGAAGMGG; translated from the coding sequence ATGAACGTGTCGATGACCGTCAATGGCCGCTCGGTAACCGCCGATGTCGATCCTCCTACCCTGCTCACCGATTTCCTGCGCGACCATCTCGGCCTCACCGGCACCCATGTCGGCTGCGACACGGGGCAGTGTGGCGCGTGCACCGTCCACCTCGATGGCCGCGCCGTAAAGGCCTGCTCGGTACTCGCCGCGCAGGCCGAAAGCGCCGACGTGGTCACCATCGAGGGGTTGTCCGACGGTGACGGCGAACTCCACCCGATGCAGGCGGCCTTCCGCCAGGAACACGGTCTCCAATGCGGTTTCTGCACGCCAGGCATGGTGATGGCGGCGATCGACCTGGTGAAGACGTATCCGAACGCCTCCGATGCGACCATTCGCGAGAATCTCGAAGGCAATATCTGCCGCTGCACCGGTTATGAAAATATCGTCCGCGCGGTGAAGTCCGGCGCAGCGGGCATGGGGGGTTAG
- a CDS encoding XdhC family protein — translation MTTTNTAGAGPDDVLEQAAAWREAGRDVALATVVSTWGSAPRRPGAQLAVTAAGDMAGSVSGGCIEGAVIAEAREVMEEGEPKLLEFGVTNDQAWEVGLACGGRIEVFVERFD, via the coding sequence ATGACGACGACAAACACGGCTGGAGCTGGTCCCGATGATGTGCTGGAGCAGGCAGCCGCCTGGCGCGAGGCGGGGCGTGACGTCGCGCTGGCGACGGTCGTCTCGACCTGGGGCTCGGCGCCGCGTCGGCCCGGCGCGCAGTTGGCGGTCACGGCCGCCGGCGACATGGCCGGTTCGGTAAGCGGTGGCTGTATCGAGGGCGCGGTGATCGCCGAGGCGCGCGAGGTCATGGAAGAGGGTGAGCCGAAACTGCTCGAGTTCGGCGTGACCAACGACCAGGCCTGGGAGGTCGGGCTCGCCTGTGGCGGCCGGATCGAGGTGTTCGTGGAGCGCTTCGACTGA
- a CDS encoding AAA family ATPase translates to MNDETVRTELPESIDATVDLLNSGAYVADRRLATALFLSLRMGRPLFLEGEAGVGKTEIAKVAARTLGRPLVRLQCYEGLDITAAVYEWNYQRQMVEIRLAEASGEVDRERLGRDIFDRRFLTKRALLQALEPEDGVAPVLLIDELDRTDEPFEAYLLEVLSDFQVTIPEIGTIVAREPPIVVVTSNRTREIHDAVKRRCLYHWVDYPDAERELEILRLKAPDAPAELSRQVVAFVQELRQMDLYKLPGIAETIDWTNALIAVDSLSLDPAVINDTLGALLKYQDDIARFDSQQVNDLLQRINAGVAASSNA, encoded by the coding sequence ATGAATGATGAAACGGTGCGCACGGAATTGCCCGAGTCCATCGACGCCACGGTCGACCTGCTGAACTCGGGCGCGTACGTCGCCGACCGCCGCCTCGCCACGGCGCTTTTCCTCAGCCTGCGCATGGGGCGACCGCTGTTCCTCGAGGGCGAGGCCGGTGTCGGCAAGACCGAGATCGCCAAGGTCGCCGCGCGCACCCTCGGCCGGCCGCTCGTGCGGCTGCAGTGCTACGAGGGCCTCGATATCACGGCGGCGGTCTACGAGTGGAACTACCAGCGGCAAATGGTCGAGATCCGTCTGGCCGAGGCCAGCGGCGAGGTGGACCGCGAACGCCTCGGCCGGGACATCTTCGATCGCCGCTTCCTGACCAAACGCGCGCTCTTGCAGGCACTGGAGCCGGAGGACGGGGTCGCACCGGTCCTGCTGATCGACGAGCTCGACCGCACCGACGAGCCCTTCGAGGCCTATCTGCTCGAAGTCCTGTCCGACTTCCAGGTGACCATCCCCGAGATCGGCACGATCGTCGCCCGTGAGCCGCCCATCGTGGTGGTCACCTCCAACCGCACGCGCGAGATCCACGACGCGGTCAAACGCCGCTGCCTCTACCACTGGGTGGACTACCCGGACGCCGAGCGCGAGCTGGAGATCCTCCGATTGAAAGCGCCGGACGCACCGGCCGAACTGAGTCGTCAGGTGGTCGCCTTCGTCCAGGAGCTGCGCCAGATGGATCTCTACAAACTGCCAGGCATCGCCGAGACGATCGATTGGACCAACGCGCTGATCGCCGTTGACAGCCTGTCGCTGGATCCCGCCGTCATCAACGACACGCTCGGTGCGCTGCTCAAGTACCAGGACGACATCGCCCGGTTCGACTCGCAGCAGGTCAACGACCTGCTGCAGCGCATCAACGCGGGTGTCGCCGCGAGCAGCAATGCCTGA